A window of the Cystobacter fuscus genome harbors these coding sequences:
- a CDS encoding SCO family protein, producing MSTLRPGSALPVGGAFDLVDHDGRPVTHETFRGAYALVFFGFTHCRVVCPRALGRLSTVLGLLGPDAARMQPLYITVDPERDHPSVMKAFLARWPGFLGLTGSREQIEAAKAAFHVFARRRDDPEDPNGYAVPHTAITYVIDPEGVCVDHFTDALSADEVAERLRTLIARNHRLNASEAGE from the coding sequence ATGAGTACCCTCCGGCCAGGTTCCGCGCTCCCGGTGGGTGGGGCCTTCGACCTCGTCGATCACGACGGGCGTCCCGTCACCCACGAGACCTTCCGTGGAGCCTACGCCCTGGTGTTCTTCGGCTTCACCCACTGCCGTGTCGTCTGCCCACGGGCCCTGGGACGCCTCTCCACGGTGCTCGGATTGCTCGGCCCCGACGCCGCGCGAATGCAGCCCCTGTACATCACGGTCGATCCGGAGCGGGATCACCCGTCGGTCATGAAGGCGTTCCTCGCGCGCTGGCCGGGGTTCCTCGGTCTGACCGGCAGCCGCGAGCAGATCGAAGCGGCCAAGGCGGCCTTCCACGTCTTCGCCCGACGCCGGGACGATCCCGAGGATCCCAATGGCTACGCCGTGCCGCACACGGCCATCACCTACGTGATCGACCCGGAAGGAGTCTGCGTCGACCACTTCACGGACGCCCTCTCCGCGGACGAGGTCGCCGAGCGCCTGCGCACGCTCATCGCCCGAAACCACCGGTTGAACGCGTCCGAAGCTGGCGAATGA
- a CDS encoding L-lactate dehydrogenase, translated as MSKIAIVGAGAVGATVAYASMIRGVAKNLAIYDVNRAKVDAEVLDLNHGLQFVPMATLEGSDDIGVCAGADVVVITAGAKQKPGQTRMELAEANVALCRSLVPQLLKVAPDALLLLVTNPVDVLTYVVQKLSGLPTRRVLGSGTVLDSSRFRFLLARHLNVAVQNVHAFIAGEHGDSELPLWSSASVGGVPLMQWAVPGRARLSDEDRRHIFDNVRNAAYQVIQGKGATNYAIGLATAQILEALLHNEQRVLPVSSRLEGYLGIQDVCMSVPSIVNRGGVEAVLELPLNESEREGLKHSADTIRKAIRTLGF; from the coding sequence GTGAGCAAGATCGCCATCGTCGGAGCGGGTGCAGTGGGCGCCACTGTGGCCTACGCGTCCATGATTCGCGGAGTCGCCAAGAACCTCGCCATCTATGACGTCAACCGGGCCAAGGTGGACGCGGAGGTGCTGGACCTGAACCACGGCCTCCAGTTCGTCCCCATGGCCACCCTGGAGGGCTCGGACGACATCGGCGTGTGCGCCGGAGCGGACGTCGTCGTCATCACCGCGGGCGCCAAGCAGAAGCCCGGACAGACGCGCATGGAGCTGGCGGAGGCGAACGTGGCGCTGTGCCGCTCGCTCGTGCCCCAGTTGCTGAAGGTCGCCCCCGACGCCCTGCTGTTGCTGGTGACCAACCCGGTGGATGTATTGACGTACGTGGTACAGAAGCTCAGCGGCCTGCCCACCAGGCGGGTGCTCGGCAGCGGCACGGTGCTGGACTCCTCGCGCTTCCGCTTCCTGCTGGCACGTCACCTGAATGTGGCGGTGCAGAACGTCCATGCCTTCATCGCGGGCGAGCACGGAGACTCGGAACTCCCCCTGTGGAGCTCGGCCTCCGTGGGCGGGGTGCCCCTGATGCAGTGGGCCGTCCCCGGGCGTGCACGGCTCTCGGACGAGGATCGCCGCCACATCTTCGACAACGTGCGCAACGCCGCCTACCAGGTCATCCAGGGCAAGGGCGCCACCAACTACGCCATCGGTCTGGCCACGGCGCAGATCCTCGAGGCGTTGCTCCACAACGAGCAGCGCGTCCTCCCGGTGAGCTCCCGCCTGGAGGGCTACCTGGGCATCCAGGACGTGTGCATGAGCGTGCCGAGCATCGTCAACCGCGGCGGCGTGGAGGCGGTGTTGGAGCTGCCCCTGAACGAGTCCGAGCGCGAGGGCCTGAAGCACAGCGCGGACACCATCCGGAAGGCCATCCGCACCCTGGGCTTCTGA
- a CDS encoding carbohydrate binding domain-containing protein, which produces MQCVLGLWAVGLVAGGCKVTEEPEPQPQPNPEPPAAPLVVDGQRYSLTWEDDFGGALNGGQPRSYLNTNFWTKENLGVNAEQQAYTNRECPNHPDDWNYCVENGRLSLRARHESLDCVVWKQCTADAECGEGGTCAATKYCVYDQNKNGVSDHEECAPFNGTANAPHNETSYTSGRIKSDEKVEFRYGYVEFRARMPFAELPAGTTPPNGMWPAIWMLGANSGIEKGGRDDSVGWPMTGEIDIMEYTQIKENPALFPQNEAMGFNTLWREYPEVGEGAMGAGGWQPNACSSWPNNGDAKCDGDVGGARAIWEGKTIDYHQWHTWGFLWDENGFKIYIDALPQDGGQPVATFSTGDNATEFRQPMFLILNNAVGGDLGCSGWSGRACSSSAQCANGAACVNGKCEETPGSCIDIDWATHGDKAQLEVDYVRWYHRESGYARATAAPCQDGNGDGTPDNIIRNCGFQEDYTYHRSDLFFEGGGGLTDIINEGGAHGFVQWVRVDNGGTQPYSVQVRQEGLPLQAGTSYQWKVDLKTSAALSVPIKITLAHEPWTTVATFSCDVGTTWTTCSPPPFTVTATDTYKFEIDLGNVGASKTNGIQAYIDNMYLATTANTCQPECTGKLCGDDGCGGSCGACVAGTTCGDWGQCVAPE; this is translated from the coding sequence ATGCAGTGTGTGTTGGGCCTCTGGGCCGTGGGTCTGGTGGCCGGTGGATGCAAGGTGACCGAGGAGCCGGAGCCTCAGCCACAGCCGAACCCCGAACCCCCCGCCGCCCCCCTCGTGGTGGACGGGCAGCGCTACTCGTTGACCTGGGAGGATGACTTCGGCGGGGCGTTGAACGGAGGGCAGCCCAGGTCCTATCTCAACACGAACTTCTGGACGAAGGAGAACCTGGGCGTCAATGCCGAGCAGCAGGCCTACACCAACCGGGAGTGTCCCAACCATCCGGATGACTGGAATTACTGTGTCGAGAACGGCAGGTTGAGCCTGCGTGCGCGGCACGAGTCCCTGGACTGTGTCGTCTGGAAGCAATGCACGGCCGACGCCGAGTGCGGCGAGGGGGGGACCTGCGCGGCGACGAAGTACTGCGTGTACGATCAGAACAAGAACGGCGTGTCCGATCACGAGGAGTGCGCGCCCTTCAACGGCACGGCCAACGCGCCGCACAACGAGACGTCGTACACCTCGGGCCGCATCAAGAGCGACGAGAAGGTCGAGTTCCGCTACGGCTACGTCGAGTTCCGGGCGCGCATGCCCTTCGCCGAGCTGCCCGCGGGCACCACGCCGCCCAATGGGATGTGGCCCGCCATCTGGATGCTCGGGGCCAACAGCGGCATCGAGAAGGGGGGTCGGGACGACTCGGTGGGCTGGCCCATGACTGGGGAGATCGACATCATGGAGTACACCCAGATCAAGGAGAACCCGGCCCTCTTTCCCCAGAACGAGGCCATGGGCTTCAACACCCTGTGGCGTGAGTACCCCGAGGTGGGCGAGGGCGCCATGGGGGCGGGGGGCTGGCAGCCCAACGCGTGCAGCTCCTGGCCCAACAATGGAGATGCCAAGTGCGACGGGGACGTGGGCGGGGCGCGTGCGATCTGGGAGGGAAAGACGATCGACTACCACCAGTGGCACACCTGGGGTTTTCTCTGGGACGAGAACGGCTTCAAGATCTACATCGACGCGCTGCCCCAGGACGGGGGACAGCCGGTGGCCACCTTCAGCACGGGTGACAACGCGACCGAGTTCCGCCAGCCGATGTTCCTCATCCTCAACAACGCGGTGGGAGGGGATCTCGGGTGCTCGGGCTGGTCGGGCCGAGCCTGTTCCTCCAGCGCGCAGTGCGCCAATGGCGCGGCGTGTGTGAATGGCAAGTGCGAGGAGACGCCGGGGTCGTGCATCGACATCGACTGGGCGACCCATGGAGACAAGGCCCAGTTGGAGGTGGATTATGTGCGCTGGTACCACCGCGAATCGGGTTACGCACGGGCCACGGCGGCGCCCTGCCAGGATGGCAACGGCGATGGGACGCCCGACAACATCATCCGCAACTGTGGCTTCCAGGAGGACTACACCTACCACCGCAGCGATCTCTTCTTCGAGGGTGGCGGCGGTCTGACGGACATCATCAACGAGGGCGGGGCGCACGGCTTCGTGCAGTGGGTGCGCGTCGACAACGGGGGAACGCAGCCCTACAGCGTGCAGGTCCGGCAGGAGGGTCTGCCGTTGCAGGCGGGCACGTCCTATCAATGGAAGGTGGACCTGAAGACGAGCGCTGCCCTCTCCGTGCCCATCAAGATCACCCTGGCGCACGAGCCGTGGACGACCGTGGCCACCTTCTCGTGTGACGTCGGCACCACGTGGACGACATGCAGTCCGCCCCCGTTCACCGTGACGGCCACGGACACCTACAAGTTCGAGATCGATCTGGGCAACGTCGGCGCGAGCAAGACCAACGGCATCCAGGCGTACATCGACAACATGTACCTGGCGACCACGGCGAACACCTGCCAGCCCGAGTGCACGGGCAAGCTGTGTGGCGACGATGGATGCGGTGGCTCGTGTGGCGCGTGCGTGGCGGGGACGACCTGCGGCGATTGGGGTCAGTGCGTCGCGCCGGAGTAG
- a CDS encoding CHAP domain-containing protein, producing the protein MRFRLLKLPWLLGLACAASAVCGRERPEEPTSFVEVKDTERGQRVALRAAGLVGTSLRRYPVSDDCSGLVRLAYQSVGVELLSQGKRPGENAASAMYRRAMRTGALHRHTPEPGDIVFFRETYDRNRDGLRNDGVTHVGVIESVASEGTVVFVHRGGKGVVRARMNLLHPERKGPGGEILNDYIRRAEGGRRARLTSELFAGYASASRL; encoded by the coding sequence ATGAGGTTTCGTCTGCTCAAGCTCCCCTGGCTGCTTGGCCTGGCGTGCGCCGCTTCGGCGGTGTGCGGGCGTGAGCGGCCCGAGGAGCCCACCTCCTTCGTGGAGGTCAAGGACACGGAGCGAGGCCAACGCGTGGCCCTTCGGGCCGCGGGGCTCGTGGGCACCTCGTTGCGCCGCTACCCTGTCTCGGACGACTGCTCGGGGCTCGTGCGGCTGGCCTACCAGTCGGTGGGCGTGGAGCTGTTGTCGCAGGGCAAGCGTCCTGGCGAGAACGCGGCGAGCGCCATGTACCGGCGCGCCATGCGCACGGGGGCGCTGCACCGCCACACCCCCGAGCCTGGTGACATCGTCTTCTTCCGCGAGACGTATGACCGCAACCGCGATGGTCTGCGCAACGACGGGGTGACGCACGTGGGCGTCATCGAATCGGTGGCCAGCGAGGGCACCGTCGTCTTCGTGCACCGGGGCGGCAAGGGTGTGGTCCGCGCGCGGATGAACCTGCTCCACCCCGAACGCAAGGGGCCCGGAGGCGAGATCCTCAACGACTACATCCGCCGGGCCGAGGGGGGAAGGCGCGCGCGTCTCACGAGCGAGCTGTTCGCGGGCTACGCGTCGGCCAGCCGCTTGTGA
- a CDS encoding TetR/AcrR family transcriptional regulator, with the protein MDTRGAIIDHAARLFAERGYDAIGVQEICEAAGITKPTLYHHFGNKRGLFEALIQERCQPFLETLRRAADHAGDLPRSLQQVTLAYFEFARREPTLYRLLLMFWFMRPSDEAFQRVAEFNEKQHQLLVEMFREAEKGHGNMKGRQRAHAATLLGTINTYIVMSLNGHAELNEHLAHQAMHQFSHGIYS; encoded by the coding sequence ATGGATACGCGAGGCGCCATCATCGACCATGCGGCGCGGCTCTTCGCGGAGCGTGGCTATGACGCCATCGGGGTGCAGGAGATCTGCGAGGCCGCGGGCATCACGAAGCCGACGCTCTACCACCACTTTGGAAACAAGCGCGGGCTGTTCGAGGCGCTGATCCAGGAGCGGTGCCAGCCCTTCCTGGAGACGTTGCGCCGCGCGGCGGACCATGCCGGGGATCTGCCACGCTCGCTCCAGCAGGTGACCCTGGCCTATTTCGAGTTCGCCCGGCGCGAGCCCACCCTCTATCGGCTCCTGCTGATGTTCTGGTTCATGCGTCCCTCGGACGAGGCGTTCCAGCGGGTCGCCGAGTTCAATGAGAAGCAGCACCAGCTCCTGGTGGAGATGTTCCGCGAGGCGGAGAAGGGCCACGGCAACATGAAGGGGCGGCAGCGGGCCCATGCCGCGACGCTGCTCGGGACGATCAACACCTATATCGTCATGTCCCTCAACGGGCATGCCGAGTTGAACGAGCACCTGGCCCACCAGGCCATGCATCAGTTCTCACACGGTATCTACTCGTAG
- a CDS encoding alpha-amylase family glycosyl hydrolase → MPAWVRDAVVYHLYPLGMCGAPARNDFTSPPEARLARLHDWIEHLRGLGMNALYLGPVFESSSHGYDTADYSKVDRRLGTNADLSRLVAAMRAAGIRVILDGVFHHVGRDFWAFRDVQAHGEQSRYRDWFSGLQFGRRGPYGDPFSYDGWSGHYNLVKLNLQNAEVRAHLFGVVEQWISEFGIEGLRLDVAEVMELSFLRDLAAFCRRLRPDFWLLGEAIHGDYRHLGNPETLDSVTNYECYKGLYSSLNDRNYFEIAYSLQRQFGEGGIYRDLPLYNFVDNHDVNRIASTLKEPAHLFPLHLLLFTMPGVPSIYYGSEWGQEGVKQGGDDSPLRPALAWPEALQRAPRPALLREVARLARIRHRTRALRHGSYQQLLVAHEQFAFLRRFESERVVVALNAANAPAAMRLDTGAPEGSTFVDLLEPDRRFTSRGGRLELEQVPPRWGRILALS, encoded by the coding sequence ATGCCCGCCTGGGTTCGTGATGCCGTGGTCTACCATCTCTATCCGCTCGGGATGTGCGGAGCGCCCGCGCGCAACGACTTCACCTCGCCGCCCGAAGCCCGGCTGGCGCGGCTGCATGACTGGATCGAGCACCTGCGCGGCCTGGGGATGAACGCGCTGTACCTGGGGCCCGTCTTCGAGTCGAGCAGCCATGGGTACGACACCGCCGACTACTCGAAGGTGGACCGGCGATTGGGCACCAACGCCGACCTGAGCCGGCTGGTCGCCGCCATGCGCGCCGCGGGCATCCGGGTCATCCTCGATGGCGTCTTCCACCATGTCGGCCGGGACTTCTGGGCGTTCCGTGACGTGCAGGCGCACGGAGAGCAGTCGCGGTACCGTGATTGGTTCTCGGGGCTCCAGTTTGGAAGGCGCGGCCCTTACGGCGACCCATTCTCCTATGACGGCTGGAGCGGGCATTACAACCTCGTCAAGCTGAACCTCCAGAACGCCGAGGTCCGCGCGCATCTGTTCGGAGTCGTGGAGCAATGGATCTCCGAGTTCGGTATCGAGGGGCTCCGGCTGGATGTCGCCGAGGTGATGGAGCTCTCCTTCTTGAGAGACCTCGCGGCGTTCTGCCGCCGGCTGCGGCCTGACTTCTGGCTGCTGGGCGAGGCCATCCACGGGGATTACCGCCACCTGGGCAATCCGGAAACGCTCGACTCCGTCACCAATTACGAGTGTTACAAGGGGCTGTACTCCAGCCTCAATGATCGGAACTACTTCGAGATCGCCTATTCCCTCCAGCGTCAGTTTGGTGAGGGCGGCATCTACCGCGACCTGCCGCTCTACAACTTCGTGGACAACCACGACGTGAACCGGATCGCGAGCACCTTGAAGGAGCCGGCACACCTCTTCCCGCTCCACCTGCTGCTCTTCACGATGCCGGGTGTTCCTTCCATCTATTACGGCAGCGAGTGGGGCCAGGAGGGGGTGAAGCAGGGCGGGGACGATTCCCCTCTTCGCCCCGCGCTCGCCTGGCCCGAGGCCCTGCAACGCGCGCCTCGGCCTGCGTTGCTGCGCGAGGTGGCCCGGCTGGCGCGCATCCGCCATCGGACGAGGGCCCTCCGCCATGGCTCCTACCAACAACTCCTCGTGGCCCACGAGCAGTTCGCGTTCCTGCGTCGCTTCGAGTCCGAGCGCGTCGTCGTGGCGCTCAATGCCGCGAACGCTCCGGCGGCCATGCGCCTCGACACGGGAGCCCCCGAGGGGAGCACGTTCGTGGATCTGCTGGAGCCGGACAGGCGCTTCACGAGCCGTGGCGGAAGACTCGAGCTCGAGCAGGTCCCACCACGGTGGGGGCGCATCCTCGCCTTGTCCTGA
- a CDS encoding general secretion pathway protein GspE, translated as MIYKETLQIRGARPMQMMKKRLGDILLEMGGVDGLQLQSALAYQRKWGIPLGQVVVDLRFCSAEQVLRALSRQAGVPATDLDAELLDPTLTKLVPKRLAEQHRVVPLRLEGPRDDLVVAIAAPANLHSLDAVRSVTRRARVVPMLASDSAIARAIERLYLDGTGAPRRVEVEAIQLPEAEEGMTVHRDCMASLVEGGELAFSERAILLPDLDPRREVLELPLLEPLEVEELAQLLALTEMTLPEAVEDSGGVLIYGWSEEVAAGLLRLLEEAGFRARVVGEERLLSAGDHAVVLSPLPALEELERLPRSQLLVAGKEPERDVMRAQALGARGFLAAPLDTDLLLRAVKRLVKAEQTLARIHASC; from the coding sequence ATGATCTACAAGGAGACTCTCCAGATCCGGGGGGCGCGTCCGATGCAGATGATGAAGAAGCGGCTGGGTGACATCCTGTTGGAGATGGGCGGAGTGGATGGGTTGCAGTTGCAGTCGGCCCTGGCCTACCAGCGCAAGTGGGGGATTCCGCTGGGGCAGGTGGTGGTGGACTTGCGCTTCTGCTCGGCGGAGCAGGTGCTTCGGGCGCTGTCGCGCCAGGCGGGCGTGCCCGCGACGGATCTGGACGCGGAGCTGTTGGATCCAACGCTGACGAAGCTGGTGCCGAAGCGCCTGGCGGAGCAGCACCGGGTGGTGCCGCTGCGGCTGGAGGGCCCACGAGATGATCTGGTGGTGGCCATCGCCGCGCCCGCGAACCTTCATTCACTGGATGCGGTGCGCAGCGTGACGCGCCGGGCGCGGGTGGTGCCCATGCTGGCCTCGGATTCGGCCATCGCGCGCGCCATCGAGCGGCTCTACCTGGACGGGACGGGGGCTCCCCGGCGAGTCGAGGTGGAGGCCATTCAACTCCCCGAAGCCGAGGAGGGCATGACGGTGCACCGGGACTGCATGGCCTCGCTGGTGGAGGGTGGGGAGTTGGCCTTCTCGGAGCGCGCCATCCTCCTGCCGGACCTGGATCCCCGGCGCGAGGTGCTGGAGCTGCCCCTGCTCGAGCCGCTGGAGGTGGAGGAGCTGGCGCAGCTCCTGGCCCTGACGGAGATGACGCTCCCCGAGGCCGTCGAGGACTCGGGCGGCGTGCTCATCTACGGCTGGAGCGAGGAGGTGGCGGCCGGTCTGTTGCGTCTGTTGGAGGAGGCGGGCTTCCGGGCGCGGGTGGTGGGCGAGGAGCGGCTCCTGTCGGCGGGGGACCATGCGGTGGTGCTCTCGCCGCTGCCGGCGCTGGAGGAGCTGGAGCGGCTGCCCCGCTCCCAGTTGCTGGTCGCGGGCAAGGAGCCGGAGCGGGACGTGATGCGGGCCCAGGCCCTGGGGGCACGGGGTTTCCTGGCGGCGCCGCTCGACACGGATCTGCTGCTGCGTGCGGTGAAGCGGCTGGTGAAGGCGGAGCAAACGCTCGCGCGGATTCACGCGAGCTGCTGA
- a CDS encoding phosphatidylinositol-specific phospholipase C, with translation MPLHRAPRVQYPIVALLLALLLPAPFAAAHGRYFNDSGSVPTSHPNWMRWIPSSTSLAALSLPGTHDTMANETEWYVTAIERAWILTQGLELRPQLDAGIRVLDIRARHIGNGFTIHHGAYYLMANFDGVLSTAVQFLRDNPTETIVMRVKQEHTEENTTRSFAATFEWYRDQPAYSPYIWRGTHIPTLGEVRGKIVILDDFDGGDHGISWGSLNKQDAWEETNTGTKWNLVRAHLEAASTGNPNTLYINFLSAAGIGGTPSAIAGSVNENALHYLMGTGVQRTGVLMMDFPGAGLIDAIIAHNFRLATSASAIGGDFATVFNNIAYGFHSEGDDEARDRVLEARTFLNHTLPGMSWHIIVSGTSGSDNWGYTVQHHGLYQKSDWVNGYSHVAFNTLTSDSAVSASLLQSYVDGQIGGLSGSAENRAVQLAERVRARFPFQSWSVLVKRAPGGFDNWAYEPWGAHYMRWQGDYAYAVWGYAPQQGVYLYEHSGYLGDIRHLTGSVSELRSQGFNDLTSSVRIIGNYRANLWENDNNSGAGLYVPQSRDDLPAVGWNDRASSVEIWRY, from the coding sequence ATGCCGTTACACCGAGCCCCCCGCGTCCAGTACCCCATCGTGGCCCTCCTCCTGGCGCTGTTGCTTCCAGCGCCCTTCGCCGCCGCGCACGGGCGGTACTTCAACGACTCGGGCTCCGTCCCGACCAGCCATCCCAACTGGATGCGGTGGATTCCCTCCTCCACCAGCCTCGCGGCGCTCTCGCTGCCGGGGACGCACGACACCATGGCCAACGAGACGGAATGGTACGTGACCGCCATCGAGCGGGCCTGGATCCTCACCCAGGGGCTGGAGCTCCGGCCCCAGCTCGACGCGGGCATCCGGGTCCTGGACATCCGCGCCCGCCACATCGGCAATGGATTCACCATCCACCACGGCGCGTATTACCTCATGGCCAACTTCGATGGGGTGTTGAGCACGGCGGTGCAGTTCCTGCGGGACAACCCCACCGAAACCATCGTGATGCGGGTCAAGCAGGAGCACACCGAGGAGAACACGACGCGCTCCTTCGCCGCCACGTTCGAGTGGTACCGGGATCAGCCCGCCTACAGCCCCTACATCTGGCGAGGCACCCACATCCCCACGCTCGGCGAGGTCCGGGGCAAGATTGTCATTCTGGATGACTTCGACGGCGGAGACCACGGCATCAGCTGGGGCAGCCTCAACAAGCAGGACGCGTGGGAAGAGACCAACACCGGCACGAAGTGGAACCTGGTGCGCGCGCACCTCGAGGCGGCGAGCACGGGTAACCCCAACACCCTGTACATCAACTTCCTGAGCGCCGCTGGCATCGGGGGAACGCCCAGCGCCATCGCGGGCAGCGTCAACGAGAACGCGCTCCACTACCTGATGGGCACCGGCGTGCAGCGCACCGGCGTGCTGATGATGGACTTTCCGGGAGCGGGGTTGATCGACGCCATCATCGCCCACAACTTCCGTCTGGCCACGAGCGCGTCGGCCATCGGCGGAGACTTCGCGACCGTGTTCAACAACATCGCCTACGGCTTCCACAGCGAGGGCGATGACGAGGCGCGGGACCGGGTCCTGGAGGCCAGGACCTTCCTGAACCACACGCTGCCTGGAATGTCCTGGCACATCATCGTGTCGGGCACCTCCGGCTCCGACAACTGGGGCTACACCGTGCAGCACCACGGGCTGTACCAGAAGTCCGACTGGGTCAACGGCTACAGCCACGTGGCCTTCAATACCCTGACGAGCGACAGCGCGGTCAGCGCGAGCCTGCTGCAGAGCTACGTCGACGGACAGATTGGCGGCCTGAGTGGTTCAGCGGAGAACCGCGCCGTGCAACTGGCCGAGCGGGTCCGGGCGCGCTTCCCGTTCCAATCCTGGAGTGTCCTGGTCAAACGAGCCCCCGGTGGCTTCGACAACTGGGCCTACGAGCCGTGGGGAGCGCACTACATGCGCTGGCAGGGAGACTACGCCTACGCGGTGTGGGGCTATGCGCCCCAGCAGGGGGTGTACCTGTACGAGCACTCGGGCTACCTGGGAGACATCCGTCACCTGACGGGCTCCGTCTCGGAGCTGCGAAGCCAGGGGTTCAATGACCTGACCTCCTCCGTCCGGATCATCGGCAACTACCGCGCGAACCTCTGGGAAAACGACAACAACTCCGGCGCGGGGCTGTATGTCCCCCAGTCCCGGGATGATCTGCCCGCCGTGGGCTGGAATGATCGAGCCTCCTCGGTGGAGATCTGGCGCTACTGA
- a CDS encoding MaoC family dehydratase → MSQTSHVLEFDALPSLPRELLRAALSSRATRPADVPRLEARMRHLRAEPRSLARYREVTGFPANGFLPLTYPQVLVTPLHLAVLNHPEFPYRLLGMIHVRNRIQQWRRLREGSALSVHVWVEGQREVRQGRELEVHTRVEEGGTLAWSAVTTMLRRLSGAAERSRGPRSPFTPDPEEEARFASSRSEHWTMHEDTGRRYALASGDFNPIHLHALTARPFGFSRAIAHGMWTVGRGVAALGQEAEAPALTLTSDFRRPLLLPARVEFQSAPLAEGATAYRVRGEDLTPHVLGELRPGAESPAS, encoded by the coding sequence ATGTCCCAGACTTCGCACGTCCTCGAGTTCGACGCCCTTCCCTCCCTGCCCAGGGAATTGCTGCGCGCCGCCCTCTCTTCTCGCGCCACACGCCCAGCCGACGTGCCCCGGCTCGAGGCGCGGATGCGACACCTCCGCGCGGAACCCCGCTCCCTCGCGCGCTACCGGGAGGTGACGGGCTTCCCGGCGAATGGCTTCCTTCCCCTGACGTACCCCCAGGTGCTCGTCACACCGCTACACCTCGCGGTGCTCAACCACCCCGAGTTCCCCTACCGGTTGCTCGGCATGATCCACGTGCGCAACCGCATCCAGCAGTGGCGCCGGTTGCGGGAGGGCTCGGCCCTCTCCGTGCACGTCTGGGTGGAGGGCCAACGGGAGGTCCGGCAGGGGCGGGAGTTGGAGGTGCATACCCGGGTGGAGGAAGGCGGAACGCTCGCCTGGAGCGCCGTCACCACCATGTTGCGCCGGCTATCGGGCGCGGCGGAGCGCTCGCGGGGCCCTCGGTCCCCGTTCACGCCGGACCCGGAAGAGGAGGCCCGCTTCGCCTCCAGCCGTAGCGAGCACTGGACGATGCACGAGGACACCGGCCGGCGCTACGCGCTCGCCTCGGGAGACTTCAATCCCATCCACCTGCACGCGCTCACGGCCCGTCCCTTCGGCTTCTCGCGTGCCATTGCCCACGGCATGTGGACCGTGGGCCGCGGGGTGGCGGCGCTGGGCCAGGAGGCGGAAGCGCCCGCGCTGACCCTGACCTCGGACTTCCGCCGGCCCCTGCTGCTGCCCGCGCGCGTGGAATTCCAGAGCGCGCCGCTGGCGGAGGGAGCAACCGCCTACCGCGTGAGGGGAGAGGATCTCACCCCTCACGTCCTGGGCGAGCTGCGGCCTGGAGCCGAGTCCCCCGCGTCGTGA